One Bacteroidales bacterium DNA window includes the following coding sequences:
- a CDS encoding zinc-ribbon domain-containing protein — protein MFCPNCGTEVSEKAIFCVKCGIGLNNATQSNNVVNQQPPQQQYQQPYQQQYQQPQQTQPKTWLVESILVTLFCCLPFGIAGIVNAANVSSRYVSGDFEGAKRASQQAGKWTKIAFWIGLAGIVIYFVMVLIFGSFTTYNIFNPYTYGY, from the coding sequence TTTGTGTAAAATGTGGAATTGGTTTAAATAATGCAACACAAAGCAACAATGTTGTAAATCAACAACCACCACAACAGCAATATCAGCAGCCATACCAACAACAATATCAGCAACCACAGCAAACACAACCAAAAACGTGGCTCGTTGAATCTATTTTAGTAACACTTTTTTGTTGTTTACCTTTTGGTATAGCAGGAATTGTTAATGCAGCCAATGTTAGCTCTAGGTATGTGTCAGGTGATTTTGAAGGAGCAAAAAGAGCTTCGCAACAAGCAGGAAAATGGACTAAAATAGCTTTCTGGATAGGTTTAGCAGGAATTGTTATTTACTTTGTTATGGTGCTTATTTTTGGCAGCTTTACTACATATAATATTTTTAACCCATACACCTACGGCTATTAG